The DNA region aatgctgtgcgcgtcacgcgtatcgcatgatgtggcacaactgtttcagccgttgctctcgaccaataggaatgaagaaacaggtgcaaggtcgcatgtcacgcccatgaattaacactttttaccggtcataaacaaaggtttatacacacccacgtgacgcgctctccaccaataggaatagcgaaactgtctgaggtatttatgaatagaggTTTATGATCATAATCTGTAGGGTGGCCTACAGATGTTTCTTGTGTTATTCTGTAAATTATAGAGGTTTCTTTTCATATTCTGTAGCCTGAACATGTTCAAGTGTCTATTGAATTATCTAACACTGTGTTTCCCTCCCGCCATTTACCCCCTTAAGTGCGAACTAAGAAAGCGAGACCAAAAGACAGAGAGAAGGTTAGACTCCTCCCAAGCCACCCACTAATCTTTCCAAGACTTTAGACAAGACTAACTATAAGCATgattgggaaaaaaacccagtaaGCATGACCTTGTACGTGTACCAGAGAAGAGAATGTTTCGAATTGAAAATAGATGttatttgaatgttttatttaattattttgatttattttttattttaattttaatatgcGTAGTTTTAAGTTGGTTACTTTTGTGCATCATACATTGAATTTATACCGGCTCGAGGGAAGGTTTTGTTACGATATTTCCAACCCCCCAATATCCTGCAAGTTGTCTGATTTTGGGGGCTCTGCGAGATTCTAATTGTTGAGTTACACTATGTGGAGGATATTGGAAAATTCCGGAAGGTCTGTGGCCAATGACAACCATGGGTTGATGGCATTACTGTTGTCATTATTGGGGTGGCacagttggcttgtgcgtaaagcgctcgcctctcaccaagttgaccccggttcgaatcccggtcgggattattattattattattattattattattattattattattattattattatcatttctgGCACAAAGGAATAGAAACATTTTCATGCAAGTAGGATTACAAATACCCCAAACTTCTAGTTAAAAGCTGTCTTTAAGGTCATTTCAGTGGActaaatgcccccccccccattccccccccccccccaccacccagCATGCCCATTGATCTGCTACATTTAtcatttattaaatgttttgaaagtaaCAAAGCCAATTTGGGGGGCATTTTTCCCCCTGGAATTTGTGACATTCTGCCACATATATTGttgtaatatttaaaaatataaactttAATTATTGCCCTTTTACCTCTGGTGTGTTCCACTTAAAAGTTAAGATCACTCTCTGTTTTTTAAGCATGGAGTCCTCAATGTGTCTGTAAGTGCTTGAAGTTTTACTCCCCCTCTTCCTCACATTTTCAATGATTCTTAAGTAAATGTGAATTCACTGGCATCTTTAAGTGAGAAACAACGTATTCTCGAAAGTGGGAGGGGGCTGgtagtttgtgtttttatgaggACCagtaaattaaaatgaaatcatATTCTTGGGAAATCAAAGTCAGTGACAATGTGACCCGATGAAACACCAAGTGATATCTGCCTTTTCTACTTTTGCCATCTTTTTAAATATTCCATTGTCTCAATTTCTGTCTTTGCAGGCGGCACTACCAAGACAAAGCCCCAGCCGCTCCAAGGATCGCCGTCCCACAACACCACCCCTAAAGTCAGATGGGGAGCACACTCCAAAGCGGTCGCTGGCTCGCCGGAAATAGAGGAAGCCCACGACGCCATGTCGCCCTCGGCTTTCGGCACTCCTCCAATTGCTTCCTTAGGCGCCGCCTTCGTCCGGCGGGATTTAGacagtagcagcagcagcaacgaCCCAACCAGTGATGATGGCTCTACCAGCCAACTGTTAGTTGATCCCTACAAAGATCAGTCAAATATACCCCCCACTCTTTCCAAATCCAAAGCTCCTCCCCTGACCCTCAGTATGAACTCGACTGAGAGCAGCGCTGAATCACCCACACTCCTCCCTCCTGCATCGGAAGAGCGGGTACGAAGCCTCAGCAATCCGTGTTTAGAATCAAAAACGTTGACTGTTCCTCCTTCTCCGTTTGCGCTGAAAAGCCCAGCCACGGTTGATGTGAATCCCCTGTCTGCCTCTGTTGACAAGTCCGAGACCTCCGTGGAGAGTGCCCAAGCATCCTTATCAAGGCTCAGTCAGGGCTGGAAGGAGACGGAGTCACCTGACATTGAGATGAAACCAATGGTGCAATTCCAAGATGGCGACGAGGATTCTCTTCAGACCAGTGGAGATGACCAAAGTCCGGAAAACGTCACGCCTGAGGCCAGCCCTCAAGAGTCCTACTGGACGGGCGTACCCGAAGACAACAGTATACCAAACCCAAACCTAGGTGTAGAAAATGACCTCAAAGACTTATCCATTGGACCTGAGGAGACTGTGGACGATTCAACCAGGGTCGTTCCCAGTCTAGATGAGTCCTTACAGAACATGGTACAGTCCCAGGTTCAGAGCACTCCCCCTGCCTCATCAAGTCACTATGAGGACAGTTCACCGTCACCTCCAGGAGAAACAGTCTAATTTCTACGAGTAGAGGGATGTAAAATCACTGATCGagttcgggcggtgtgttcttggatGCTCAAGAACACGTAGGATCACTGTTCATGTATCTACCACCTGCAACGATGATGATGTAGTGCcattttgttaatgttgttCTCGACTGATCCCGGCTGAAAGGTGGTGTGTGATCTTATTCTGTGTACTCTCGGAGTCTCCGAGTCACCTGTGAACCCCCTACAAGAGCCCCAAAGCATTGAGACTGCAttcccactggatccacaatTGCGAGAACGGGATCCTGCAACAAGATTGGTTGCAGGCGTGAAATCGCGGTCACGTTCCCGCTTGAGTATGATCGCGCATTGATCCCTCTTTTTGGGAACGGAAGTGGGTTCAAAAGAACCCTGTTTTGCTAGCAATATGCGGGGTCCGATCGCCCTTTGCGttcccactagacttttgaTCGCCCATTAATCCACAAGGGCGATCAGATCCAGCTTTAATCCTACTCCCAAGGAGGATCAAAATTGCTCGGTCAGATCCTGATCGCCCTCGCGTTCCCACTGGAGCCTGTTTCTCGTTGATCACCCTTTGATCTCCCTTTGATCACCATTTCGGGGTCTTGATCGCCCTTTTTGTGAATTGGGGGATCAATGTGGGATCCAGTGGGAACGGGGTCTAAGTGTGAagtgcttatcacacatcaCTGTTAGGATAAAACCAAAAtcgtattctttatccctgatgcaattacacacaaaaagtaaagcaaccACTTGAAGTAAGTTAATTGTTTGGGGGCCAatggtttttttgtttcagaaggTTGCAAGTTTATtttagtattatttttgttgtttttttcactaTGAACTAGAAGTCTTCTGTCTACATCACTGAATTTTGAAACAGAGTGATTGTTGGTCCATGACCAGTCGGTGACTTGTGAGgtaggaaggggggggggggtgcatttTACTGAAACAGAAAATTCAttcgccctctattgacaactTGTGtttgtgaatttaaaaaagtgCATGCACTTGGTAGTTTATGATCTTACATAATGCACTTCAGTTGAACATGTATAAAGGAAGCTAACAAAGAGATGattcttaaagacctgcttgaacgaaaatttcaagtcgtgaactttgctgaattccacttaaaatgttttcgatgaataaggaaatcgagtcatatgattataaataggtttcaattgtgtaaaaaaaaacaatcattttgtatgcccttatccacagcttttctgcgagatttgcgaaaagccctgttacgtaatcactctcaaaacgtcataagtagacaAAGCCGCTTTGTTGAAGCGTGGATGtgtaacaaagcaaactcccacaaatgacgcccgctctcaacggcagaagtgtttttagtttttcaaaaaacctttaggtaggggcctgattttttaaccgataattacgaaaagttcagaagtgtacacatatcaaaattacattaaaatggtgaacaagtgcattataaacaagtaaaaataccatttctgttgaaaacattccgctcaggtagctgtttaaattATTGCAGGATGAAATCATTCAGTTCCAGTTTTTAGTTTCCAGGAATGAATCACGATCCGGCGCTAAATCTCCCTGAttttgcagaaagttccctgaaaactAGCCAATCTTTCTGACgaacaattttgcttaacagttttgggaaaacaaataataacatgatTCCCGAAACTTGTTCACTATTTTGTTGAATGTGGTTTGAAATACCATTGATTGTTTTCCACAAAATCTCCAGGATTGTGATATGCAAATGGTGGCAGCTCTGAACTTGCCTTCATAGGTTCAAATTGCTCATTGACTTGTAAAAAGACTAACTAATACAGCATTTTTCAGTCATGTAGGTTTAATCAAACTTAGAGGGAAATTTTGGGGGTTTAATAAATGGCTGATCCACAATGGCTAATTGAACGTCTAACGCTAACAATACTATTCAAGATATATAAAGACCGTGAACATTCACATCTATTCCTGTCTGTCTTGTTGAACAATGCAGTATAAATGGTACATGCAACCTTGTGCTAGAGGTCGGgctttccttaaagacactggacacagtcttcacagtaggtgtatctcaacatatgcataaaataacaaacctgtgaaaatttgagctcaatcagttgtcgaagttgcgagataataatgagaaaaaaaaacaccctcgtcacatgaagtcagatgcttgatttcgagacctcagttctaaatctgaggtatcaaagttctcaatctgaggtatcgaaatcaaatttgtgtaaaaaaaatgaattctttctcgaaaactacgttacttcagagggagctgcttctcacaatgttttatactatcaacctctccccattactcgtaatctagaaaggttttatgctaatattaattttggtttttacccatacaccgatgtgtgttagcactgtatactcactactttcccgagtcctgtgaaaaaatatcacaggcatgttactcgggtgggattcgaacccacgacccttgcaattctagagcagtgtcttaccaactagactaccgaggttgcccggcaggtagaggcagttcgaatcctatgttttggcagcgggtatcgcaacgatataatagatgttaaatttgcatcgggataaagatattctttatccccgatgcaaattttatgctaatagttattttgagcaattaccaaaagtgtccactggctttaaatagtttctaaatttgttttacccttatTCCTCTTTCTGAtcacaaaatatgaataaacaagaAATGTAGAtagcatgaaaacaaaatagataTTTATAGAAGAAAGACATCTTCAGAATGTCTGTAGTCTATATATACTTGGCTGCGATGAAATTGTTATCCGAGAAATGTTATTACAGACTGAATTTAAAATGTGTCTATAAATTGTGCCAAAATGATATTTAAAGCTTGCTATTTTATGTCGTTTATGTCAAAACAGAAGTTATTTTTTGAAGATGGAAGCACAGAGAATACGTATTTTTAACTTTGATCTGAGATATTTTCCTATATTTtaggggtttttttttgcttggaaAGCAGCTTTTGTTTCGTGTAGATTTTTATTTACATACAATGATAAACacgtttacttttatttaaatcttcAAAGTGGCATTTATTGGTGGAGAGTCTATGCCAAAATGAGTTgtgctcttttttttcttctctttttttcatcagaattttattttattattatttattttaccatttattgattggtttttttttattccttattttttatttgtttaattattttaattttaatttatttatgggTAGGGAGGGGTTGAGTGTTTTATGATGACATTGCTGTTGTTCGCATTTGCTTTTAGGGACTATTTGATGATCAATGCACACTTTATTGTTtttcaattataatttttcttcCACCCTTTTATAttgattttttcttcttaagaTCCTTGATTCTTTTTATTGTTTGCCTTTTTCCTGGACATTAATGTGAGATAAAAGATATCACTTATAGCTTAagatattaataattaattatatTTATTGCTGAAAacgttgttgttgctgttgttattattatcaaattCCAAAAAGATATATATGTAAAGATATATTTAATGTAAAtggatatttttgtttatactagAGGTTTCAAAGACATCactgtttgtttaaaggcactacatttggtaattgtcaaagaccagtattctcacttggtgtatctcaacatac from Asterias rubens chromosome 7, eAstRub1.3, whole genome shotgun sequence includes:
- the LOC117292801 gene encoding mucin-12-like; the protein is MGARRGLFASSDRRHSDPQTKGQVQPPMGQTAKGATGSGGTTKTKPQPLQGSPSHNTTPKVRWGAHSKAVAGSPEIEEAHDAMSPSAFGTPPIASLGAAFVRRDLDSSSSSNDPTSDDGSTSQLLVDPYKDQSNIPPTLSKSKAPPLTLSMNSTESSAESPTLLPPASEERVRSLSNPCLESKTLTVPPSPFALKSPATVDVNPLSASVDKSETSVESAQASLSRLSQGWKETESPDIEMKPMVQFQDGDEDSLQTSGDDQSPENVTPEASPQESYWTGVPEDNSIPNPNLGVENDLKDLSIGPEETVDDSTRVVPSLDESLQNMVQSQVQSTPPASSSHYEDSSPSPPGETV